The Hahella sp. HNIBRBA332 genome window below encodes:
- a CDS encoding CopD family copper resistance protein, with protein MIYGILVTLHLLCVIVFIGAVAFEVLMIDGVRGRLPAGCLGRLDEEIQRRARKIMPWVVGLLFLSGIAMVGVAHRVAVTHALTNPFVNLFGTLLSVKILLALSVLAHFVLAIRRSACGAMTSKLSRYIHLSVLFHMIAIVILAKGMFYIHW; from the coding sequence ATGATTTACGGTATTCTCGTCACGCTACACCTGCTGTGCGTCATCGTGTTCATCGGAGCCGTCGCCTTTGAAGTGCTGATGATAGATGGCGTACGCGGACGCCTCCCTGCTGGATGCTTGGGACGGCTGGACGAGGAAATTCAACGTAGGGCGCGGAAGATCATGCCTTGGGTTGTGGGGCTGCTTTTCCTTAGCGGAATCGCAATGGTGGGAGTGGCGCATCGTGTTGCGGTGACGCATGCATTGACCAACCCTTTTGTTAATCTGTTCGGTACGCTGCTCAGCGTGAAAATTTTACTGGCCTTAAGTGTTCTAGCGCATTTTGTGCTGGCTATCAGGCGATCCGCATGTGGAGCCATGACGTCCAAATTGTCCCGATATATTCACCTCAGCGTGCTGTTCCATATGATAGCGATCGTCATCCTGGCCAAAGGCATGTTTTACATTCATTGGTAG
- a CDS encoding AAA family ATPase, translated as MSWLDFNDVASPALSMPPRCDAQQLKMQLLERLPDALSHLFPNGKVRGAQFFIGDLQGNPGKSLVVELAGPKMGVWIDFETNESGDVLSLWAAVKGLDAQGQFPELKRSITHWLGSTDTVDGRYEQRQAERGKSAPVMDELGPYTAKWDYLNANRELIACVYRYDPPSGKEYRPWDARARAWRAPDLRPLYNQPGIAQTDRVVLVEGEKCAQALIDAGICATTAMNGAKAPVGKTDWSPLMGKHVVIWPDRDRPGWEYAESVAPACVKAGAASVAILAPSPDKPEKWDAADAIAEGFDIEGFVTHGERRIIKATPHRLPSYTLGELLDDDAPVPPDLIAPRVLTPAGTLVFGGAPKVGKSDFLLAWLTHMAAGASFLGMTPARPLRVFYLQAEVQYHYLRERVKALRLPSHRMVEARTNFVATPQLRLVLDEDGLAQVIPAITNAFGPEGPDIIAIDPIRNLFDGGEAGGENDNGAMLFFLSQRIERLRQTVNPNAGIILAHHTRKLGKRQLEEDPFQALAGAGSLRGYYSTGMLLFRPDEANSVRQMYFELRNGAHIPPKYVDKLEGEWREVSSSERLVMKDYGERLDAERRRKRDNILQILFEEAAKGKCYTANQFAESFEGVAGLGANRTINERLSVLATKGYIKFFRNPGDYGLPAVGRSKFGYMCVEGMALLGGPTSAGADEDVLAGAAVRPTHYKCPKTGSLLPVENPEIWVYHEELAP; from the coding sequence GTGAGCTGGTTGGACTTCAATGATGTTGCGAGTCCCGCACTCTCTATGCCGCCTCGTTGCGACGCTCAGCAACTGAAAATGCAATTGCTGGAACGCCTTCCTGATGCGCTGTCCCATCTGTTTCCCAATGGCAAGGTTCGCGGCGCGCAATTTTTTATTGGCGACCTGCAGGGAAACCCAGGTAAAAGCCTAGTGGTTGAGCTTGCCGGTCCCAAAATGGGAGTCTGGATTGACTTCGAAACTAACGAGTCCGGCGACGTTCTCTCGCTTTGGGCCGCAGTTAAAGGACTGGATGCTCAAGGTCAGTTTCCAGAATTAAAGCGCTCAATTACGCATTGGTTGGGAAGCACGGATACGGTGGACGGCAGGTATGAACAGCGACAGGCGGAGAGGGGCAAGTCTGCGCCTGTCATGGATGAATTGGGGCCATACACTGCCAAATGGGATTACCTAAACGCTAACCGCGAGTTGATCGCCTGCGTATATCGCTATGATCCACCATCGGGTAAAGAGTATCGCCCCTGGGATGCTCGGGCGCGTGCTTGGCGGGCTCCAGATTTGCGCCCCTTGTATAATCAACCCGGCATCGCACAAACGGATCGGGTGGTGTTGGTGGAAGGCGAGAAATGCGCCCAGGCGCTGATCGATGCAGGTATTTGCGCCACCACGGCGATGAATGGAGCCAAAGCGCCAGTGGGCAAAACCGACTGGAGCCCGCTGATGGGCAAGCATGTGGTGATCTGGCCAGACCGCGACAGACCGGGCTGGGAGTATGCGGAAAGCGTGGCGCCCGCTTGTGTGAAGGCTGGAGCGGCCTCCGTAGCCATCCTAGCTCCGTCACCGGATAAACCCGAAAAATGGGATGCGGCGGACGCCATTGCCGAGGGCTTCGACATAGAGGGCTTTGTTACCCACGGCGAGCGTCGGATCATCAAGGCAACGCCACACCGCTTGCCCTCTTACACACTGGGGGAACTGCTGGATGACGATGCCCCGGTTCCGCCGGACCTCATTGCGCCACGTGTACTCACACCGGCAGGTACTTTGGTGTTCGGCGGCGCTCCCAAAGTGGGCAAAAGCGACTTCTTATTAGCATGGCTGACGCATATGGCGGCGGGCGCCAGCTTCCTCGGCATGACGCCCGCAAGGCCGTTACGTGTGTTCTACCTACAAGCGGAGGTGCAATACCACTATCTGCGTGAGCGAGTGAAAGCATTACGTTTACCGTCCCATCGTATGGTGGAAGCGCGTACGAACTTTGTCGCAACCCCACAATTACGACTCGTCCTTGATGAGGATGGACTTGCTCAAGTGATTCCAGCGATCACCAATGCCTTTGGCCCTGAAGGACCGGATATTATCGCTATCGATCCCATCCGCAATCTGTTCGACGGTGGAGAGGCTGGCGGCGAAAACGATAACGGCGCCATGCTGTTTTTCCTGTCGCAACGCATTGAGCGACTACGCCAAACGGTAAATCCCAATGCAGGAATTATCTTGGCTCACCATACCCGTAAGCTCGGTAAACGACAGTTAGAAGAGGACCCATTTCAAGCGCTGGCGGGAGCCGGTAGCCTACGAGGGTATTATTCAACAGGAATGCTGTTGTTTCGACCCGATGAGGCTAACTCAGTAAGGCAGATGTACTTTGAGCTGCGTAATGGCGCCCACATCCCTCCTAAGTATGTCGACAAACTCGAGGGAGAATGGCGCGAGGTATCTTCCAGTGAACGTCTGGTTATGAAAGATTATGGGGAGCGCCTGGATGCGGAGCGACGTCGCAAACGAGACAATATTCTGCAGATCTTGTTCGAAGAGGCCGCTAAAGGTAAGTGTTATACAGCTAACCAGTTCGCAGAGTCTTTTGAGGGGGTAGCAGGCTTAGGGGCCAATCGCACCATTAACGAGCGGCTTTCCGTATTAGCGACTAAAGGGTATATAAAGTTCTTCCGAAACCCCGGGGATTATGGCCTGCCAGCCGTCGGCCGCAGCAAGTTTGGGTATATGTGTGTGGAGGGCATGGCGTTACTAGGAGGCCCAACCAGCGCAGGCGCGGATGAGGACGTTCTCGCCGGGGCCGCTGTTCGACCAACCCATTACAAGTGTCCTAAAACAGGTTCGCTCTTGCCAGTGGAAAACCCGGAAATCTGGGTCTATCACGAGGAGTTAGCGCCATGA
- a CDS encoding tyrosinase family protein encodes MKTRQNVYELQDDTLSWYSRAVEEMQSRDINDPTSWWYQGAIHGYATYPSALTYWQDATGFPPSQQTVNSGFWNRCQHGTWYFLPWHRMYLFYFEEIVAKAIRDMGGPSDWTLPYWNYCDAYNTSAQASEQQQALQIPPEFGSSQGPNTDFAALWIKNRRNYVLNKNNVNPWPAMNEVEFTSISNDISFGGGVTGFAHSGSETGQLESLPHNVVHTDINGAMGNPDTAALDPIFWLHHANIDRLWQVWLAQAGRTNPDVNAWKDFRFKFHDGNGQPVEMAVKDVETTELLGYVYTPSFPLPSTKPVRRTAPPMDVVGATPGSFSVGDHMAPMDLTMVPQPARGARLKSARADDEKRTILRISNVKGKGATSPIDLFITNRDNEEGNEENFVGCIGLFGLENASTPSVESDGSGLNFALDISDTINKLRQRDDWDEEKIRVQLIPQSKQDSDVEINVGRVSLHSEID; translated from the coding sequence ATGAAAACAAGACAAAACGTTTACGAATTGCAAGACGATACGCTTTCCTGGTACTCAAGAGCCGTTGAGGAAATGCAATCCAGGGACATTAACGATCCCACCAGCTGGTGGTACCAAGGAGCCATTCACGGCTACGCAACCTACCCCAGTGCTTTAACCTACTGGCAAGACGCCACAGGTTTTCCTCCATCCCAGCAGACCGTCAATAGCGGCTTCTGGAACCGTTGCCAGCACGGTACCTGGTACTTCCTGCCGTGGCACCGCATGTACCTATTCTATTTCGAAGAGATTGTCGCCAAGGCAATCCGTGACATGGGCGGGCCCTCAGATTGGACACTTCCCTATTGGAACTACTGCGACGCATATAACACAAGCGCTCAGGCAAGTGAGCAACAACAAGCCCTGCAAATCCCACCTGAGTTTGGATCTTCCCAGGGGCCCAATACCGACTTCGCCGCTTTATGGATAAAAAACCGGCGCAACTATGTGTTGAACAAGAACAACGTTAATCCCTGGCCAGCCATGAATGAAGTGGAGTTTACCAGTATCAGCAATGATATAAGCTTTGGCGGCGGAGTCACAGGATTCGCCCACTCAGGTAGCGAGACTGGGCAACTAGAAAGTCTTCCACACAACGTTGTGCATACCGATATTAACGGCGCCATGGGGAATCCCGACACGGCTGCTCTCGACCCCATATTCTGGCTACACCATGCTAATATCGACCGGCTGTGGCAGGTGTGGCTGGCTCAGGCAGGTCGCACCAACCCTGATGTGAATGCGTGGAAGGATTTCCGCTTCAAGTTCCATGACGGCAATGGCCAACCTGTCGAAATGGCGGTCAAAGACGTGGAGACGACCGAATTACTGGGTTATGTATATACCCCGTCCTTTCCTCTTCCTTCCACCAAACCCGTCAGAAGAACAGCACCGCCAATGGATGTTGTTGGTGCGACCCCAGGCAGCTTTTCGGTCGGCGATCATATGGCTCCCATGGATCTGACCATGGTGCCTCAGCCGGCAAGAGGCGCACGCCTTAAGTCTGCCAGAGCTGATGATGAAAAAAGAACCATTTTGCGAATCAGTAACGTGAAAGGTAAAGGCGCAACGTCCCCGATCGATCTGTTCATCACAAACCGTGATAACGAAGAAGGCAACGAAGAAAACTTCGTGGGTTGTATTGGACTGTTTGGCCTCGAAAATGCCTCAACTCCCAGTGTTGAGAGTGATGGCAGCGGCTTGAACTTTGCTCTCGATATTTCCGACACGATTAACAAGCTCAGGCAGCGTGACGATTGGGACGAAGAAAAAATTCGGGTCCAATTGATCCCCCAGTCAAAGCAGGACAGCGATGTCGAAATAAACGTTGGCAGGGTCAGTTTGCACAGTGAAATTGATTAG
- a CDS encoding DUF2924 domain-containing protein, translating into MNPLEFKKTPSITAQVAALPNLSLQELRALWRELFDKEAPTHVKTYLVRRIAYRIQEVEFRKLNPELLDNNRRRISALAEATDQSRKPSVNRPPAGTVLTREFREVEYRVVVTVDGQFEFQGRLYPSLSMIAREITGTRWSGPSFFGLKSASKPKGVCKGGKR; encoded by the coding sequence ATGAACCCTTTGGAATTTAAGAAAACACCTTCTATCACCGCCCAGGTGGCTGCGTTACCTAATTTGTCTTTACAGGAGCTCCGCGCACTTTGGCGCGAGCTCTTCGACAAAGAGGCGCCCACCCATGTGAAAACCTATCTTGTGCGCCGCATCGCCTATCGGATTCAGGAAGTGGAGTTTCGCAAGCTCAACCCTGAGCTGCTGGACAACAATCGACGACGTATCTCCGCATTGGCGGAAGCGACCGACCAATCCAGGAAGCCTTCCGTCAACCGGCCCCCGGCCGGTACAGTGCTGACCCGTGAATTCAGGGAGGTAGAGTATCGGGTGGTGGTGACGGTTGATGGACAATTCGAGTTTCAGGGGCGTCTCTACCCGTCCTTGTCCATGATCGCCCGGGAGATCACCGGAACACGATGGTCTGGACCGAGTTTTTTCGGACTTAAGTCAGCCTCGAAACCAAAAGGTGTGTGCAAGGGAGGCAAACGATGA
- a CDS encoding DUF2182 domain-containing protein, producing the protein MSDRMSRLTTAHPYWWLFMVSALSWAYLISAELSRSVHSHHHMSATPIVALSSSLVAWLMMVSAMMLPMLSGSVRRVKIMMPRYQHLRLMPLLVFGYSIVWLIAGAVVEVIRGIFFQLPYIEHDVISPLPVGSLTFLAAAVWNNTSSRRKAVFACSSGVPMRISGWYAYRDAVYFGLIKGISCVKACLHVMLALVITGHNLWLMMIVTAVLLYERILLPRETRLVSWMCCALAVYQLLIWLN; encoded by the coding sequence ATGAGCGACAGGATGAGCCGTCTGACAACGGCTCATCCCTATTGGTGGCTTTTCATGGTGAGCGCGCTCAGCTGGGCATATTTGATTTCGGCTGAGCTGAGCAGGTCCGTACACTCACATCACCATATGTCAGCCACTCCCATTGTGGCGCTTTCTAGTAGTTTGGTGGCCTGGCTAATGATGGTTTCAGCGATGATGCTGCCCATGCTCAGCGGTTCAGTCCGGCGGGTGAAAATCATGATGCCTCGGTATCAACACTTAAGGTTGATGCCCCTTCTCGTGTTTGGGTATTCAATCGTCTGGCTGATCGCAGGAGCCGTGGTAGAGGTTATCAGGGGAATTTTTTTTCAGCTGCCCTATATTGAGCATGACGTGATTTCACCATTACCTGTTGGGTCGCTTACCTTTTTGGCGGCAGCGGTCTGGAACAATACATCATCCCGAAGAAAAGCCGTTTTTGCCTGCAGCAGCGGCGTCCCCATGCGAATCAGTGGCTGGTATGCATACAGGGATGCAGTCTATTTTGGACTAATCAAGGGCATCAGTTGTGTAAAAGCCTGCCTTCATGTCATGTTGGCGCTGGTAATCACTGGGCACAATCTGTGGCTGATGATGATTGTGACGGCTGTACTGTTATATGAACGCATACTTCTGCCCAGAGAAACCAGACTGGTGTCCTGGATGTGCTGTGCGCTAGCAGTGTACCAATTACTGATCTGGCTCAATTGA
- a CDS encoding DUF3489 domain-containing protein gives MSHTLTPTQHAILSHAIDHREGRVDWFPDHIKGGARKKVLTGLMQRNLIHAEGEAWHVDDAAYEALGRAKPSPVEPAPDSLDTERDEAQTAPQRQPSRLRANSKQALVIQMLERPEGATIDQLSHATGWQKHTVRGTLSGALKKKLGLKVISEKSADGERLYRIAKTDHP, from the coding sequence ATGAGTCACACATTGACGCCCACACAACACGCTATTCTGTCCCACGCTATCGATCACCGCGAGGGTCGCGTCGACTGGTTTCCAGACCACATCAAAGGCGGCGCGCGCAAGAAAGTGCTGACCGGCCTGATGCAGCGAAACCTGATCCACGCTGAAGGAGAAGCATGGCATGTCGATGACGCCGCCTACGAGGCCCTGGGACGCGCCAAGCCAAGTCCTGTAGAGCCCGCGCCTGACTCCCTCGACACGGAGCGGGACGAGGCCCAAACAGCGCCACAGCGCCAGCCATCTCGCCTCCGCGCTAACAGTAAGCAGGCCCTTGTTATCCAGATGCTGGAGCGCCCGGAAGGGGCCACCATCGACCAGCTCAGCCACGCTACCGGTTGGCAAAAGCACACGGTGCGCGGAACGCTCTCTGGGGCGCTGAAAAAGAAGCTGGGACTCAAGGTGATCTCAGAAAAATCCGCAGACGGCGAGCGCCTCTACCGCATCGCCAAAACCGACCATCCATAA
- a CDS encoding IS5 family transposase, producing the protein MPRLMLSDELWSKLKEIMLQERIYNKPTLRMMVEGMLYRMRTGCPWRDLPGQFGDWNSVFKKFNSWSAQGKWLRIFRGLIREPDLEWEFIDGSYVKAHQHSAGACTEESQAIGKSRAGNTTKVHLAVDAYGLPVEFEITGGEVNDCTAAAELIEKLPLSEAVVGDKGYDSERVRAQIERKGARAVIPRKRNSVKGNDDMDWGLYKCRHLVENAFARLKQYRAIATRYDKLKRNYESMVAMACGYLWLPM; encoded by the coding sequence ATGCCCCGATTGATGCTCAGTGACGAGCTTTGGTCGAAGCTGAAAGAGATCATGCTGCAAGAGCGAATCTATAACAAGCCCACACTACGAATGATGGTGGAAGGCATGTTGTACCGAATGCGGACGGGGTGTCCCTGGCGAGACTTGCCAGGGCAGTTTGGCGACTGGAATTCGGTGTTCAAAAAATTCAATTCCTGGTCTGCCCAAGGCAAGTGGTTGAGGATCTTCCGGGGCTTGATCCGCGAGCCGGATTTGGAATGGGAGTTTATTGATGGCAGCTATGTGAAGGCCCATCAGCACAGCGCAGGAGCCTGCACGGAAGAGTCTCAGGCGATTGGTAAGAGTCGGGCGGGCAATACCACGAAAGTGCATCTGGCCGTGGATGCCTATGGTCTTCCTGTGGAATTTGAGATCACAGGAGGCGAAGTCAATGACTGTACGGCAGCGGCGGAGTTGATTGAAAAGCTTCCCTTGTCAGAAGCGGTTGTCGGAGACAAAGGCTACGACAGTGAACGAGTGCGGGCACAGATCGAAAGGAAGGGAGCCAGGGCCGTGATACCGAGAAAGCGAAACTCAGTCAAAGGCAATGACGATATGGATTGGGGTTTATACAAGTGTCGCCATTTGGTGGAGAACGCCTTCGCCCGACTCAAGCAGTACCGGGCCATCGCGACGAGGTATGACAAGTTGAAGAGGAACTATGAAAGTATGGTAGCCATGGCTTGTGGGTATTTATGGCTGCCGATGTGA
- a CDS encoding site-specific DNA-methyltransferase translates to MKPVELVERAIRNSSRPGDMVLDPFGGSGTTLIAAEKSGRVARLIELDPKYVDVIVRRWEAFSGGRATLAGSNRSFADVAAEREDHREGTFLNGQISSAMRSQ, encoded by the coding sequence ATGAAGCCGGTGGAACTGGTGGAGCGCGCCATCCGCAATTCCAGCCGACCGGGAGATATGGTGCTTGACCCATTTGGCGGTTCAGGCACCACATTGATCGCAGCGGAAAAGTCTGGGCGCGTCGCGCGCCTGATCGAGCTTGATCCCAAGTACGTGGATGTTATCGTGCGCCGCTGGGAGGCGTTCTCTGGCGGGCGGGCGACGCTCGCCGGCTCGAATCGATCGTTCGCGGACGTGGCGGCTGAGCGCGAGGACCACCGCGAAGGGACCTTCCTGAACGGTCAGATCTCCTCCGCGATGCGTTCGCAATAA